The following are from one region of the Bradyrhizobium septentrionale genome:
- a CDS encoding LysR family transcriptional regulator — MTYALPPLNALRAFEAAARHLSFKLAAHELHVTPAAVGQQVKALEVRLGVRLFERLHKQLILTAAGQAYLPGISDGFRRIAEATSQLKPAGAVLLQLGVHGSFDLRRLELAEFRSAHAEIGLRVLQPAGLHELVEGKVDLLIARGLGHHPGYRCDRLNEGSGLGDWLIAPEGTADCPEVISFREWLRALAAEKALANHRRPRLVGIIGS, encoded by the coding sequence ATGACCTACGCCCTTCCACCACTCAACGCGCTCCGCGCATTCGAAGCCGCCGCGCGGCATCTCAGCTTCAAGCTGGCCGCGCATGAGTTGCATGTGACGCCCGCCGCCGTGGGGCAGCAGGTGAAAGCGCTGGAGGTGCGTCTCGGCGTGCGCCTGTTCGAGCGGCTGCATAAGCAGCTCATCCTGACGGCGGCCGGCCAGGCCTACCTGCCCGGGATATCCGATGGTTTCCGTCGCATTGCGGAAGCGACCTCGCAATTGAAACCGGCAGGTGCGGTGCTGCTGCAGTTGGGGGTCCATGGCAGCTTCGACCTGCGTCGCCTCGAATTGGCGGAGTTTCGCAGCGCGCATGCGGAAATCGGCTTGCGGGTGCTGCAGCCCGCCGGCTTGCACGAGTTGGTCGAGGGCAAGGTCGACCTGCTGATAGCCCGCGGTCTTGGCCACCATCCGGGCTATCGCTGCGACCGGCTCAATGAGGGATCCGGTTTGGGTGATTGGCTGATTGCGCCCGAAGGCACAGCGGACTGTCCCGAGGTCATCAGCTTCCGCGAATGGCTGCGCGCCCTGGCGGCCGAGAAGGCGCTCGCAAACCACCGTCGCCCTCGTCTGGTCGGCATCATCGGGAGTTGA
- a CDS encoding L-2-amino-thiazoline-4-carboxylic acid hydrolase has translation MAEIIHPFYESHRGAMEAAMRHRLDLAEGMLRERAHLSEIAGIRQEVMDEFEIVLTQMPYVGGAASRMSDFFMRLMGFMAISRVLRRHGVSLSVIGEIERETYKAQLLTVPEAERLASGRQFMSSENRALLRAQATQSATKSHQKVFPEDFVYDFVEPGPGDNFEFGIDYKACGFCKFAARHGDKDILPNICGLDFDAYATRGIHLQRTQTLAGGASHCNFRFSRLPSD, from the coding sequence ATGGCTGAGATCATCCATCCGTTTTACGAGTCGCATCGCGGTGCAATGGAGGCCGCCATGCGCCATCGCCTCGACCTTGCGGAGGGGATGTTGCGCGAGCGCGCGCATCTATCCGAAATTGCCGGGATCAGGCAGGAGGTGATGGACGAATTCGAAATCGTGCTCACCCAAATGCCCTATGTCGGAGGCGCGGCAAGTCGCATGAGCGATTTCTTCATGCGTTTGATGGGCTTCATGGCGATCAGCCGCGTGCTCCGGCGACACGGCGTGTCGCTGTCGGTGATCGGCGAAATCGAGCGAGAAACCTACAAGGCGCAATTGCTCACGGTGCCCGAAGCGGAACGTCTCGCCTCGGGGCGTCAATTCATGTCGTCAGAGAATCGGGCTTTGCTGCGCGCGCAGGCGACACAAAGCGCTACAAAAAGCCATCAGAAGGTATTTCCGGAAGATTTCGTCTACGATTTCGTCGAGCCGGGCCCGGGTGACAACTTCGAATTCGGCATCGACTACAAGGCTTGCGGCTTCTGCAAATTCGCGGCTCGCCATGGCGACAAAGACATCTTGCCGAACATTTGCGGGCTTGACTTCGACGCCTATGCAACCCGAGGCATCCACCTACAGAGGACCCAAACCTTGGCTGGCGGCGCGAGCCACTGCAATTTCCGATTCTCGCGGCTCCCGTCGGACTAG
- a CDS encoding cytochrome P450 produces the protein MTSTVPVVTDIAYQDLLDDPYPVFRRLREMAPAVFVESARLTLVTRFDDITRIERDPATYSADNPASLVNRVMGPTFMRKDGAEHAIGRKAIEPSFRPATIKEHWAPKFTAIAQELIDDLSATGEADLFAALAAPMASLSLMAMIGFRAMPWQTLAEWSQALIDGAGNYAADAEVERKAMQASADVDAAIEAVLDDHRSHPNPSILSSMVNANPPMPIEGIRANIKVIIGGGLNEPRDAILTLVLGLLENPAQKDSVLEKPELWPSALEEAVRWISPIGMYPRRVTRSVDLSGITLPERLQIGLCVGAANRDGSRFADPDRFDVTRPKQSHLAFGAGPHFCAGTWVSRLTVGKIVAPMLFERLRNLRLREEAPPVVRGWVFRGPVSLPVRWDS, from the coding sequence ATGACCAGCACCGTGCCTGTCGTCACCGACATCGCGTATCAGGACCTGCTCGACGACCCCTATCCGGTCTTCCGCCGCCTGCGCGAGATGGCGCCGGCGGTCTTCGTCGAATCCGCCCGCCTGACGCTGGTGACGCGCTTCGACGACATCACGCGGATCGAGCGCGATCCCGCGACCTACTCGGCCGACAATCCCGCCTCGCTGGTCAACAGAGTGATGGGGCCGACCTTCATGCGCAAGGACGGCGCGGAGCACGCGATCGGCCGCAAGGCGATCGAGCCCTCGTTTCGTCCTGCCACCATCAAGGAGCATTGGGCGCCCAAATTCACCGCGATCGCGCAAGAGCTGATCGATGATCTGTCCGCGACTGGCGAGGCCGATTTGTTCGCCGCGCTTGCCGCGCCGATGGCCTCGCTCAGCCTGATGGCGATGATCGGCTTTCGCGCGATGCCGTGGCAGACCCTGGCCGAGTGGTCGCAGGCGCTGATCGACGGCGCGGGCAATTACGCCGCCGATGCCGAGGTCGAGCGGAAGGCGATGCAGGCGAGCGCCGACGTCGATGCCGCAATTGAGGCGGTGCTCGATGATCACCGCAGCCACCCCAATCCCTCGATCCTGTCCTCGATGGTCAATGCCAACCCGCCGATGCCGATCGAGGGCATCCGCGCCAACATCAAGGTGATCATCGGCGGCGGACTGAACGAGCCGCGCGACGCGATCCTGACCCTTGTGCTCGGCCTGCTGGAAAATCCGGCACAGAAGGACAGCGTACTGGAGAAGCCGGAGCTATGGCCGTCCGCGCTCGAGGAGGCGGTGCGCTGGATCTCGCCGATCGGCATGTATCCGCGCCGCGTCACCCGCAGCGTCGATCTCTCCGGCATCACGCTGCCCGAGCGCCTTCAGATCGGCCTCTGCGTCGGCGCCGCGAACCGCGACGGCAGCCGCTTCGCCGATCCCGATCGTTTCGACGTGACACGGCCAAAGCAATCGCATCTGGCGTTCGGCGCCGGACCGCATTTCTGCGCCGGCACCTGGGTGTCGCGGCTCACCGTCGGCAAGATCGTGGCGCCGATGCTGTTCGAACGCCTGCGCAACCTGCGCCTCCGCGAGGAGGCGCCGCCGGTCGTGCGCGGCTGGGTGTTCCGCGGTCCGGTGTCGTTGCCGGTGCGGTGGGATTCGTGA
- a CDS encoding RidA family protein, translated as MAWLWNSLNRRKSDMAHIVRHNPAAVHAPSSGYSMGLEIGQHRRLLFISGQVPENSDGSVPEGFDAQCEQSWRNVIEVLTSAGLGVEHLVKINTFLTDKSQLAPNRAIRRKMLDGNEPASTVMIAETVESKWLLEIEAIAAE; from the coding sequence ATGGCCTGGCTCTGGAATTCGTTGAACAGGAGGAAATCTGACATGGCTCATATCGTCCGTCATAATCCCGCTGCCGTCCACGCCCCCTCCAGCGGCTACAGCATGGGGCTGGAAATTGGCCAGCATCGGCGGCTGCTGTTCATCAGCGGCCAGGTGCCGGAGAATTCCGACGGCAGCGTGCCCGAAGGGTTCGATGCGCAATGCGAGCAGTCCTGGCGCAATGTCATCGAAGTGCTCACCTCCGCCGGCCTCGGCGTCGAGCATTTGGTCAAGATCAACACGTTCCTGACTGACAAGAGCCAGCTGGCCCCCAACCGCGCCATTCGCCGCAAGATGCTCGATGGAAACGAACCCGCATCGACGGTCATGATTGCCGAAACCGTCGAAAGCAAATGGTTGCTGGAGATCGAAGCGATCGCTGCCGAGTGA
- a CDS encoding GFA family protein yields the protein MGDVTGGCHCGAIRYEVIGEPIVHALCHCSDCRRHAGAPMVGWVMVAEDMVKLTKGQPRIYRSSEHGRRHFCADCGTGLFYTNGNLLPGFIDIQSGTYDDPGAVPAVVHIQVAERLRWMENAHELPTFDRFPPPA from the coding sequence ATGGGCGACGTAACCGGCGGCTGTCACTGCGGCGCGATTCGTTATGAGGTGATCGGGGAACCGATCGTCCATGCGCTGTGTCATTGCAGCGATTGCCGGCGCCATGCCGGCGCGCCGATGGTCGGTTGGGTGATGGTCGCCGAGGACATGGTCAAGCTGACCAAGGGGCAGCCCAGGATCTACCGGTCCTCGGAGCACGGCCGGCGGCACTTCTGCGCGGATTGCGGCACCGGGCTTTTCTACACCAATGGCAATCTGTTGCCCGGGTTCATCGACATTCAGAGCGGCACCTATGACGACCCCGGCGCGGTGCCGGCCGTCGTGCATATCCAGGTCGCCGAGCGGCTGCGCTGGATGGAAAATGCGCATGAGCTGCCGACCTTCGACCGTTTTCCGCCGCCGGCATGA
- a CDS encoding sigma-70 family RNA polymerase sigma factor, with translation MVVKASQDDPEKARRFREAALPYLDDAYTLARYLLRDAADAEDAVQECYLRAYKHFDSYRGPAMKPWLFAILRNVCRAEYARRKTAPTAVEELPEGGEQTPLWNEAPETPEKQLLRRFDGDTVRKLVAALAEPFRETFVLREIQNLSYREIADVAAVPVGTVMSRLARARAMLRSAWLAEQEQVK, from the coding sequence ATGGTTGTCAAAGCGTCGCAAGACGATCCCGAGAAGGCGCGGCGCTTCCGCGAGGCAGCGCTGCCGTATCTCGACGACGCCTACACGCTGGCGCGCTACCTGCTGCGCGATGCCGCCGACGCCGAGGATGCGGTGCAGGAATGCTATCTGCGCGCCTACAAGCATTTCGACAGCTACCGGGGACCTGCCATGAAGCCGTGGCTGTTCGCGATCCTGCGCAATGTCTGCCGCGCCGAATATGCACGGCGCAAGACCGCCCCCACCGCGGTCGAGGAGCTGCCCGAAGGCGGCGAGCAGACCCCGCTGTGGAACGAAGCCCCGGAGACGCCGGAAAAGCAGCTGCTGCGCCGTTTCGACGGCGACACCGTGCGCAAGCTGGTCGCGGCGCTCGCCGAGCCGTTCCGCGAGACCTTCGTGCTCAGGGAAATCCAGAATCTTTCATACCGCGAGATCGCCGATGTCGCCGCGGTGCCGGTCGGCACCGTGATGTCGCGCCTCGCGCGCGCCCGCGCCATGCTGCGATCGGCCTGGCTTGCGGAACAGGAGCAAGTGAAATGA
- a CDS encoding M20 aminoacylase family protein yields the protein MPIVNRVADLQPDIQAWRRNIHENPELLYDVHRTASFVADRLREFGCDEVATGLGKTGVVGVIKGKKGPAKGDVKVIGLRADMDALPIHEQTNLPYASKTPGKMHACGHDGHTAMLLGAARYLAETRNFAGDAVVIFQPAEEGGAGAAAMIKDGLMDRFGVEQVYGMHNGPGIPIGSFAIRSGPIMAATNAIDIKIEGLGGHAARPHKCIDTVLVGAQLITALQQIVSRTVDPLDSAVISICEFHAGNAHNVIPQTAELRGTVRTLTNEVRQLVEKRVREVVDGVAKMTGAKIDLNYERGYPVTVNHGPQTEFATRVAREVAGEANVHEMPPLMGAEDFSYMLEARPGAFIFCGNGDSAGLHHPAYNFNDEAIVYGTSYFVKIVENALAA from the coding sequence ATGCCCATCGTCAACCGCGTCGCCGATCTGCAACCCGATATCCAGGCCTGGCGTCGCAACATCCATGAAAACCCCGAGCTGCTCTATGATGTACATCGCACTGCATCATTCGTGGCCGACCGTCTCAGGGAGTTCGGCTGCGACGAGGTCGCCACCGGCCTCGGCAAGACCGGCGTGGTCGGGGTCATCAAGGGCAAGAAGGGGCCGGCCAAGGGCGACGTCAAGGTGATCGGCTTGCGCGCCGACATGGACGCGCTGCCGATCCATGAACAGACCAACCTGCCTTACGCCTCGAAGACGCCGGGCAAGATGCACGCCTGCGGCCATGACGGCCACACCGCGATGCTGCTAGGCGCGGCGCGCTATCTCGCCGAGACGCGCAATTTCGCCGGCGATGCTGTGGTGATCTTCCAGCCGGCCGAGGAGGGCGGCGCGGGAGCCGCCGCGATGATCAAGGACGGCCTGATGGATCGCTTCGGGGTCGAGCAGGTCTACGGCATGCACAATGGCCCGGGGATTCCGATCGGCTCGTTCGCGATCCGCTCCGGCCCGATCATGGCCGCAACCAACGCGATCGACATCAAGATCGAGGGCCTTGGCGGACATGCCGCCCGGCCGCACAAATGCATCGATACCGTGCTGGTCGGTGCGCAGCTGATCACGGCGCTGCAGCAGATCGTCTCGCGCACCGTCGATCCGCTGGATTCCGCTGTCATCTCGATATGCGAATTCCACGCCGGCAACGCCCACAATGTGATCCCGCAGACTGCGGAATTGCGCGGCACCGTGCGCACGCTGACCAATGAGGTCCGCCAGCTCGTCGAGAAGCGCGTGCGTGAAGTCGTGGATGGCGTCGCCAAAATGACCGGCGCCAAAATCGATCTCAATTACGAGCGCGGCTATCCCGTCACCGTCAATCACGGGCCGCAGACCGAATTTGCCACCCGCGTCGCGCGCGAGGTCGCGGGCGAGGCCAATGTGCACGAGATGCCGCCGTTGATGGGCGCCGAAGATTTTTCCTACATGCTGGAGGCGCGGCCCGGCGCCTTCATCTTCTGCGGCAACGGCGACAGCGCCGGGCTGCATCACCCCGCCTACAATTTCAACGACGAGGCGATCGTCTATGGCACCTCGTATTTCGTGAAGATCGTGGAGAACGCGCTGGCGGCGTGA
- a CDS encoding GMC family oxidoreductase — MPRRLEGDYDYIIVGAGTAGCIMANRLSADPKKRVLLLEAGGKDNWIWFHIPVGYLFAIGNPRSDWMFKTEAEPGLNGRALAYPRGKVIGGSSAINAMISMRGQAADYDHWRQLGLTGWSYSDVLPAFKRLEDHFLGESEHHGVGGGWRIEAPRLSWQILDAVGDAAEEMGIKRIPDFNTGDNEGTSYFHVNQKRGRRWSSARGFLKPVLNRSNLRLETNVLVDRLIIESGRAAGVLFRQGNEQGNETVEARAKGEVILCAGSIGTTQVLQRSGIGPAEWLSPLGVDIVADVQGIGHNLQDHLQQRAIYKVSGVRTLNETYYNLVRRGLMGLDYAFRRRGPLTMAPSQLGIFTRSDATRSRANIQFHVQPLSLDKFGDPLHRFPAITVSACNLQPTSRGTVRIKSTAPDDKPSIAPNYLSTEDDRQVAADAIRTTRKLMKQTALAKYHPEEFLPGPAVGDDDASLAKAAGDIGTTIFHPVGTAKMGMANDPMAVVDERLRFYGLHGLRIADASVMPTITSGNTNTPTAMIAEQAAAMILQDAR, encoded by the coding sequence ATGCCGCGAAGGCTCGAGGGTGACTACGATTACATTATCGTCGGCGCAGGCACGGCGGGCTGCATCATGGCCAACCGCCTGTCGGCCGATCCGAAGAAGCGCGTGCTGCTGCTGGAAGCCGGTGGCAAGGACAACTGGATATGGTTTCACATCCCGGTCGGCTATCTCTTCGCGATCGGCAATCCGCGCTCGGACTGGATGTTCAAGACCGAGGCCGAGCCGGGCCTCAACGGCCGCGCGCTCGCCTATCCGCGCGGCAAGGTGATCGGCGGGTCCTCGGCGATCAACGCCATGATCTCGATGCGCGGCCAGGCCGCGGATTACGATCATTGGCGGCAGCTCGGCCTCACCGGGTGGAGCTACAGCGACGTGCTGCCGGCGTTCAAGCGGCTGGAGGATCACTTCCTCGGGGAAAGCGAGCATCACGGTGTCGGCGGCGGCTGGCGCATCGAGGCGCCGCGGCTGTCATGGCAGATCCTCGACGCGGTCGGCGATGCCGCGGAAGAGATGGGAATCAAGCGCATTCCCGATTTCAACACCGGCGACAATGAGGGCACCAGCTATTTCCACGTCAACCAGAAGCGCGGCCGGCGCTGGTCGTCGGCACGCGGCTTCCTCAAGCCGGTGCTGAACCGCAGCAATCTGCGGCTCGAGACCAACGTGCTGGTCGACCGCCTGATCATCGAGAGCGGCCGCGCCGCCGGCGTGCTGTTCCGCCAGGGAAATGAGCAAGGCAATGAGACCGTGGAAGCGCGCGCCAAGGGCGAAGTGATTCTTTGCGCCGGCTCGATCGGCACCACGCAGGTGCTGCAACGCTCCGGCATCGGCCCGGCCGAATGGCTGTCGCCGCTCGGCGTCGACATCGTGGCTGACGTGCAGGGCATCGGCCATAATCTGCAGGACCATCTGCAGCAGCGCGCGATCTACAAGGTGTCGGGCGTGCGCACGTTGAACGAGACCTATTACAACCTGGTCCGCCGCGGCCTGATGGGCCTCGACTATGCGTTCCGCCGCCGCGGGCCGCTGACCATGGCGCCGTCGCAGCTCGGCATCTTCACCCGCTCGGACGCGACGCGCTCGCGCGCCAACATCCAGTTCCACGTGCAGCCGCTGTCGCTCGACAAGTTCGGCGATCCGCTGCACCGCTTCCCGGCGATCACGGTGAGCGCCTGCAATCTGCAGCCGACCTCGCGCGGCACCGTGCGCATCAAATCGACCGCGCCCGACGACAAGCCGTCGATCGCGCCGAACTATCTGTCGACCGAAGATGACCGCCAGGTCGCAGCCGACGCGATCCGCACCACACGCAAATTGATGAAGCAGACGGCGCTGGCGAAATATCACCCCGAGGAATTCCTGCCCGGCCCCGCGGTCGGCGACGACGACGCGTCGCTCGCCAAGGCCGCCGGCGATATCGGCACCACGATCTTCCACCCCGTCGGCACCGCGAAGATGGGAATGGCCAACGATCCGATGGCCGTCGTCGACGAGCGGCTGCGCTTCTACGGCCTGCACGGCCTGCGCATCGCGGATGCCTCCGTGATGCCGACCATAACCTCGGGAAACACCAACACGCCGACCGCGATGATCGCCGAGCAGGCCGCGGCGATGATTTTGCAGGATGCGCGATAG
- a CDS encoding VOC family protein: MPHRLDHLVICVHDLAQAALDWQTLGFSLTPTGVHPFGTSNRLAMFGNNFLELLAVTNVAAIPPAESGHFNFAAHQRDFLRNAEGMSMLALHSTDAHADAARFRAMRIGAYAPFDFGRDAVLPGGGTARVAFSLAFATDAAMPGIAFFTCQQRHPPELFWKAEYQHHSNGALRVTEVVISAPEPEQHRAFLERLTESAAGHAPGQLTVGERGNRITVLGPPELARRLPGVATDGSPRFCAARLAVTDLDATRRVLKNNGVAFQLIDNALLIAPAASHGLALEFVEQEEI; the protein is encoded by the coding sequence ATGCCTCACCGCCTCGATCATCTCGTTATCTGTGTTCACGATTTGGCGCAGGCCGCGCTGGACTGGCAGACGCTCGGCTTCAGCCTGACGCCAACCGGTGTCCATCCCTTCGGAACCAGCAACCGCCTGGCGATGTTTGGCAATAATTTTCTGGAATTGCTGGCCGTCACCAATGTCGCAGCGATACCGCCGGCCGAGAGCGGCCACTTCAACTTTGCCGCACATCAGCGGGATTTTCTCAGGAACGCTGAAGGGATGTCGATGCTGGCCTTGCACAGCACCGACGCGCACGCCGACGCAGCACGCTTCCGCGCGATGCGCATCGGCGCTTATGCACCATTCGATTTCGGCCGCGACGCGGTGCTGCCGGGCGGCGGCACTGCCCGTGTCGCATTCTCACTGGCCTTTGCCACCGATGCTGCGATGCCAGGAATCGCGTTCTTCACCTGCCAGCAACGCCATCCGCCGGAACTGTTCTGGAAGGCGGAATACCAGCACCATTCCAACGGCGCCCTGCGCGTGACCGAGGTCGTCATCTCGGCGCCGGAGCCTGAGCAACATCGCGCGTTCCTCGAACGCCTGACGGAGAGTGCGGCCGGGCACGCGCCCGGACAACTGACGGTCGGTGAGAGGGGCAATCGGATCACCGTGCTCGGTCCGCCCGAGCTCGCGCGCCGGCTACCTGGTGTCGCCACCGATGGCTCGCCACGCTTTTGCGCGGCGCGCCTGGCGGTCACCGATCTGGATGCGACCAGGCGGGTCTTGAAGAATAACGGCGTCGCGTTCCAGCTGATCGACAATGCGTTACTGATCGCGCCCGCCGCGTCGCATGGCCTGGCTCTGGAATTCGTTGAACAGGAGGAAATCTGA
- a CDS encoding metallophosphoesterase family protein, translating to MSGHDHDHDHHDEEKGVSRRKVLECMTWAGTGVLWTVTGGVPHSLGIVGSAQAAEAATGMTFMQISDSHVGFDKPANPNAIGTLEEAINKVRAMPVKPSFMIHTGDITHLSKASEFDDADRIISQAKLDVHYVPGEHDFIDEEIKLYKERYGRGTKGPGYYSFDAGGVHFIGLVNVVDLKGGGLGNLGNEQLEWLENDLKGRSKSTPIVLFAHIPLWTVYPQWGWGTEDGARALEYVKGFGSVTVLNGHIHQVMQKVEGNVTFHTARSTAFPQPAPGSAPSPGPMKVEDAKLRSMLGVASINFKQNSQPLAIIDTPLQG from the coding sequence ATGAGCGGACACGATCACGATCACGATCACCACGATGAGGAAAAGGGCGTCAGCCGACGCAAGGTGCTGGAATGCATGACCTGGGCCGGCACCGGCGTGCTGTGGACTGTCACCGGCGGCGTGCCGCATTCGCTCGGCATCGTCGGCTCGGCACAGGCCGCGGAGGCTGCGACCGGCATGACCTTCATGCAGATCAGCGACAGCCATGTCGGCTTCGACAAGCCGGCCAACCCGAACGCGATCGGCACCTTGGAAGAGGCCATCAACAAGGTCCGCGCGATGCCGGTCAAGCCGTCCTTCATGATCCACACCGGCGACATCACGCATCTGTCGAAGGCGTCCGAATTCGATGACGCCGATCGCATCATCTCGCAGGCCAAGCTCGACGTGCATTACGTGCCGGGCGAGCACGACTTCATCGACGAGGAGATCAAGCTCTACAAGGAGCGCTACGGCCGCGGCACCAAGGGTCCGGGCTACTATTCGTTCGACGCCGGCGGCGTGCATTTCATCGGCCTCGTCAACGTCGTCGACCTCAAGGGCGGCGGCCTCGGCAATCTCGGCAACGAGCAGCTGGAATGGCTGGAGAACGACCTCAAGGGCCGCTCGAAGTCGACGCCGATCGTGCTGTTCGCCCACATCCCGCTGTGGACGGTCTATCCGCAATGGGGCTGGGGCACCGAGGATGGCGCCCGCGCGCTCGAATACGTCAAGGGCTTCGGCTCGGTCACCGTGCTCAACGGCCACATCCACCAGGTGATGCAGAAGGTCGAGGGCAACGTCACCTTCCACACCGCGCGTTCGACCGCCTTCCCGCAGCCGGCGCCCGGTTCCGCGCCCTCGCCCGGCCCGATGAAGGTCGAGGATGCCAAGCTGCGCAGCATGCTCGGTGTCGCCAGCATCAACTTCAAGCAGAACAGCCAGCCGCTGGCGATCATCGACACGCCGCTGCAGGGTTGA
- a CDS encoding cupredoxin domain-containing protein yields the protein MSSINRRDFGIAVVATMLLPVTAARAEDTAVHIDNFSFTPNPLDVKVGTTVTWTNRDDIPHTVVCAGKFRSKTMDTDGTFSFTFTEAGEYKYFCSLHPHMTGSIKVG from the coding sequence ATGAGTTCGATCAATCGACGCGACTTCGGTATAGCCGTGGTCGCGACCATGCTGCTGCCGGTCACGGCGGCCCGCGCCGAAGACACCGCGGTCCATATCGACAACTTTTCGTTCACGCCGAACCCGCTCGACGTGAAGGTCGGCACCACCGTGACCTGGACCAACCGCGACGACATCCCGCACACCGTGGTGTGTGCGGGCAAATTCCGCTCCAAGACCATGGATACCGACGGCACCTTCTCGTTCACCTTCACGGAAGCCGGCGAGTACAAGTATTTCTGTTCGCTGCATCCGCACATGACAGGCAGTATCAAGGTTGGGTAA
- a CDS encoding pyridoxamine 5'-phosphate oxidase family protein — protein sequence MADPVRTPFYHDGMRELQDRFDGRRVADGLEKHRLHFEFWEQDRKLIEEARFFFIATSYQDNVDCSMRSGDPGFVKITGPDTLEFPEYDGNNMYRTLGNIHRNPNIGLLFVRLDGKTFRTRVRGKATIHDSAEALAGHHGAKVVVRVTCEIFPNCPRYVPDLMGASADVPANLFVPRPGYEPPAPEWKSRDYLKDVLSKYDPHRKRE from the coding sequence GTGGCTGACCCGGTCCGCACCCCTTTCTACCACGACGGAATGCGTGAGTTGCAGGACCGCTTCGACGGTCGTCGCGTCGCCGACGGCCTCGAGAAGCATCGCCTCCACTTCGAATTCTGGGAACAGGACCGCAAGCTCATCGAAGAGGCGCGGTTCTTTTTCATTGCGACGAGCTATCAGGATAACGTCGATTGTTCGATGCGTTCCGGCGATCCCGGCTTCGTGAAGATCACTGGGCCCGACACGCTTGAGTTCCCTGAGTACGACGGCAACAACATGTACCGCACGCTCGGCAATATCCACCGCAACCCGAACATCGGCTTGCTGTTTGTACGCCTCGACGGCAAGACGTTTCGTACGCGCGTCCGGGGCAAGGCAACGATCCACGACAGCGCTGAAGCGCTTGCCGGGCATCATGGCGCGAAGGTTGTCGTGCGCGTCACATGCGAAATCTTTCCAAATTGCCCGCGCTACGTTCCGGACCTGATGGGCGCTTCCGCGGATGTGCCGGCGAATCTGTTCGTTCCTCGGCCTGGGTACGAGCCACCTGCGCCGGAATGGAAAAGCCGGGATTACCTCAAAGACGTCCTATCGAAATACGATCCGCATCGGAAACGTGAATAG
- a CDS encoding alpha/beta fold hydrolase produces the protein MTQPQRFLVGDADAPIAVVRWGEPVSGKPPALLLHGTGFVAEVWTEVAEALAADHTVYALDRRGHGLSHKPAADCYHFQDFAEDLCMVVERLDLHDIYGIGHSAGATDLLLATKLMPDRFARLFVTEPTVMDPHAPRTGGLSEMSSASVQGALRRRAEFDSADALFQRLRTAPAFAPWTERSLWAYVHHGFAILDDGRVRLRCTPEIESALLLPIVQAMEQIYTGDARGNPFPWLSEITCPVCIATTEQSGSVYKLMADRAAALIPHASRWTFDGVGHCVAQEAPELKVAAVRTFARRAD, from the coding sequence ATGACGCAGCCGCAGCGCTTTCTGGTCGGCGATGCCGATGCGCCGATCGCGGTAGTGCGATGGGGCGAGCCGGTTTCCGGCAAGCCGCCCGCGCTGCTGCTGCACGGCACCGGCTTTGTCGCCGAGGTCTGGACCGAAGTGGCCGAGGCGCTGGCCGCCGACCACACCGTCTATGCGCTCGACCGTCGCGGCCATGGCCTAAGCCACAAGCCGGCGGCCGATTGCTACCACTTCCAGGATTTCGCCGAAGACCTCTGCATGGTGGTCGAGCGCCTCGACCTGCATGACATCTACGGCATCGGCCACAGCGCCGGCGCGACCGACCTGCTGCTTGCCACGAAGCTGATGCCGGACCGCTTCGCACGGCTGTTCGTGACGGAGCCGACCGTGATGGACCCGCACGCGCCGCGGACCGGTGGCTTGAGCGAGATGTCGAGCGCGTCCGTGCAGGGCGCGCTGCGCCGCCGGGCCGAGTTCGACAGCGCCGATGCGCTGTTCCAGCGGCTGCGCACCGCGCCCGCGTTCGCGCCATGGACCGAGCGATCGCTTTGGGCCTATGTCCATCACGGGTTTGCAATACTCGACGACGGCCGCGTGCGGCTGCGCTGCACGCCCGAGATCGAGTCCGCGCTGCTGCTGCCGATCGTCCAGGCGATGGAACAGATCTACACCGGCGATGCCCGCGGCAATCCATTCCCGTGGCTCTCCGAGATCACCTGCCCGGTCTGCATCGCCACCACCGAGCAGTCAGGATCGGTCTATAAGTTGATGGCCGACCGCGCCGCGGCGCTGATCCCGCACGCGAGCCGCTGGACGTTCGACGGCGTCGGGCATTGCGTCGCGCAGGAAGCGCCGGAGTTGAAGGTTGCGGCGGTCAGGACGTTTGCAAGACGCGCGGACTAG